From Afipia carboxidovorans OM5, one genomic window encodes:
- a CDS encoding PAS domain-containing sensor histidine kinase, with amino-acid sequence MTLFSILRERLESLLHPSVRGDAMGSARHRAFIALRMGGGLVALAGVPLYLAARGAPSSIEVTILAWFVSPILISYYLSRTGRFETAHILSSASLATLVFAVAVQSGGMSSFAAIWLVAVPLEAALSASRRVVAAAVGMALGCAIMLVLLEWFGALPASTVTGDLATLFTAIGITLATVYAAGLAFGAESLAHTSKRLLTLEEGRYRLLARHMSDVIARHRANGDVNFISPAAEALLGVPGPLLLRHGLFDRVHVADRPRYLTALSDAARGGEECSVEFRVRRDSAVHGGEFIWVEMRCRPLEPTQDKASGACEVVSVMRDVTERKAQEEALEIARREAEEAGASKSRFLATMSHELRTPLNAIIGFSEMLTHEDEMKIDAARRHEYAGLINESGLHLLSVVNGILDMSKMESGKFELVAEPFAPRETLASSCNLMVLKARDKGVELVLRAPSDLPQMTGDARAFKQILLNLLSNAIKFTEEGGSVTVSAEVAGRELALRVTDTGIGIGKDDLAHLGKAFFQAGASYHGRREGTGLGLSIVKNLVALHGGEMRVDSEIDCGTTVSVRLPIVFTPAAKPSNIATLSPAPRADSKVTLVKKIA; translated from the coding sequence GTGACGCTGTTCAGTATCCTGCGTGAGAGACTTGAATCGCTTCTGCATCCCTCGGTGAGAGGCGATGCAATGGGCAGCGCGCGCCATCGTGCCTTCATTGCGTTGCGCATGGGCGGCGGGCTTGTCGCGCTCGCCGGTGTTCCGCTTTACCTCGCCGCGCGCGGCGCGCCGTCCTCGATCGAGGTGACGATCCTCGCCTGGTTCGTGTCGCCGATCCTGATCTCCTATTATCTGTCGCGCACCGGCCGGTTCGAGACCGCGCACATTCTGTCGTCGGCTTCGCTCGCCACGCTCGTGTTCGCGGTGGCGGTGCAGAGCGGCGGCATGTCATCCTTTGCCGCGATCTGGCTGGTCGCCGTGCCGCTCGAGGCGGCGCTGTCGGCCTCGCGCCGCGTGGTGGCGGCAGCCGTCGGCATGGCGCTCGGCTGCGCGATCATGCTTGTGCTGCTCGAATGGTTCGGTGCGCTGCCGGCCTCGACCGTCACCGGCGATCTCGCCACGCTGTTCACCGCAATCGGCATTACGCTTGCGACCGTCTATGCCGCGGGGCTTGCGTTCGGTGCGGAATCGCTCGCGCACACCAGCAAGCGGCTGCTGACGTTGGAAGAGGGGCGCTATCGCCTGCTTGCCCGCCATATGTCGGATGTGATCGCGCGCCATCGCGCCAACGGCGATGTCAACTTCATCTCACCGGCCGCGGAAGCGCTGCTCGGTGTGCCGGGCCCGTTGCTGCTGCGCCATGGGCTGTTCGATCGCGTGCATGTCGCCGACCGGCCGCGTTACCTCACCGCGCTGTCGGATGCCGCACGCGGCGGCGAGGAATGCAGCGTCGAGTTTCGCGTGCGTCGCGACAGCGCCGTGCATGGCGGCGAATTCATCTGGGTCGAGATGCGCTGCCGCCCGCTGGAGCCGACGCAGGACAAGGCCAGCGGCGCCTGCGAAGTCGTCTCCGTGATGCGCGACGTGACCGAGCGCAAGGCGCAGGAAGAGGCGCTGGAAATCGCGCGGCGCGAGGCGGAAGAGGCGGGCGCGTCGAAGTCGCGCTTCCTCGCCACCATGAGTCACGAACTGCGTACGCCGCTCAACGCCATTATCGGCTTCTCGGAAATGCTGACGCATGAAGACGAGATGAAGATCGATGCCGCGCGCCGTCACGAATATGCCGGCCTCATCAACGAATCCGGCTTGCATCTGCTGTCGGTCGTGAACGGCATTCTCGATATGTCGAAGATGGAGAGCGGCAAGTTTGAACTGGTCGCCGAGCCGTTTGCGCCGCGCGAGACGCTGGCGAGTTCCTGCAATCTCATGGTGCTGAAGGCGCGCGACAAGGGCGTCGAACTGGTGCTGCGCGCGCCGTCCGATCTGCCGCAGATGACCGGCGATGCGCGCGCGTTCAAGCAGATCCTGCTGAACCTGCTCTCGAACGCGATCAAGTTCACCGAAGAAGGCGGCTCGGTCACGGTTTCCGCCGAGGTCGCGGGGCGTGAACTCGCCTTGCGCGTCACCGATACCGGCATCGGCATCGGCAAGGACGATCTCGCTCATCTCGGCAAGGCGTTCTTCCAGGCGGGTGCGAGCTATCACGGCCGTCGCGAAGGCACCGGGCTCGGGCTGTCGATCGTCAAGAACCTCGTGGCGCTGCACGGCGGCGAGATGCGCGTCGACAGCGAGATCGACTGCGGCACCACCGTCTCGGTGCGCCTGCCGATCGTATTCACGCCGGCTGCGAAGCCGAGCAACATCGCAACCCTGTCTCCGGCGCCGCGCGCCGATTCCAAAGTGACGCTGGTGAAGAAAATTGCCTAG
- a CDS encoding peptidoglycan-binding domain-containing protein: MDDDKPRRKSRARTVAKAVALDIEREQNFVMRVLLHSPKDTMACAVALCAMTAIVVNAMFLQSGHHPSPMFGTAYVAPQAASAPAPATVQPMPRPRPADIEAANVIDPKPMVAIPAAKPAAAPAAVRPPAPVPTHKDPLGDLISAGHRVIAVQRVLTDYGYGQLKANGIIGADTQAAIRKFEADRRHPQTGKISDWLLAEMAKLTGKTIQ, from the coding sequence ATGGACGATGACAAGCCCCGCCGTAAATCCCGCGCCAGGACCGTTGCAAAGGCGGTGGCGCTCGATATCGAACGCGAGCAGAACTTCGTGATGCGCGTGCTGCTGCACAGCCCGAAGGATACGATGGCGTGCGCGGTGGCGCTCTGCGCGATGACCGCGATCGTCGTCAATGCGATGTTCCTGCAGTCCGGCCATCATCCCTCGCCGATGTTCGGTACGGCCTATGTCGCGCCGCAGGCGGCAAGCGCTCCGGCTCCGGCGACCGTGCAGCCGATGCCGCGCCCGCGCCCCGCCGACATCGAGGCTGCCAACGTCATCGATCCGAAGCCGATGGTTGCGATCCCGGCCGCGAAGCCTGCGGCCGCGCCCGCCGCGGTACGTCCGCCCGCGCCGGTGCCCACGCACAAGGACCCGCTCGGCGATCTCATCAGCGCCGGCCATCGCGTGATCGCGGTTCAGCGCGTGCTGACCGATTACGGCTACGGCCAGTTGAAGGCGAACGGCATCATCGGCGCGGATACGCAGGCTGCGATCCGCAAGTTCGAGGCCGACCGCCGCCATCCGCAGACCGGCAAGATCTCCGACTGGTTGCTGGCAGAAATGGCGAAGCTGACCGGCAAGACGATCCAGTGA
- a CDS encoding DUF1491 family protein: MRLKSAIWVSAYLRRLQGEGIFAAVRRRGAEEAGAVFVKVALLNGTAALFVPAPQTIYDDAKPSDRAFVATGAAPVEEKAVEARLRREVDFDPDAWIVEIEDPKGRHLLDLAKV, from the coding sequence ATGAGACTGAAATCCGCAATCTGGGTATCGGCCTATCTGCGCCGCCTGCAGGGCGAGGGCATCTTCGCCGCCGTGCGCCGCCGCGGCGCGGAGGAGGCGGGCGCGGTGTTCGTCAAGGTTGCGCTGCTCAACGGCACCGCGGCGCTGTTCGTGCCCGCGCCGCAGACGATCTATGACGATGCAAAGCCGTCCGACCGCGCCTTCGTTGCGACCGGTGCTGCACCTGTCGAGGAGAAGGCGGTGGAAGCGCGGCTGCGGCGCGAGGTCGATTTCGATCCCGATGCGTGGATCGTCGAGATCGAGGATCCCAAGGGGCGGCACCTGCTCGACCTTGCGAAGGTGTGA
- a CDS encoding DUF2336 domain-containing protein: MSVPPPFQGFDGLLSLSRREGVDIRPTLLRVLTDLYVQTPAHTADEEQQFTELAIRLLDEVDDATRAMVRAKLAIYPKTPRDIRRKLLIPPPPLYPREVAPSLVPAQAETVVAEAEAQTADAPPLAPSQPQGPALLSMKPQDASSLIEMFTGASAKERARILESLADAPLKPSVKIDAKRATRAIALLEGAAMVADAPAFTTELADALILPGSVAKAIVSDPLGEPLACAMKVLGMSAEAFQRVLLFLNPAIGASVIDVYRLARMYDVLSERVALIMIAAWRGSSIANARAKYQPVLYDGERQRARLTPHTQPFHIATDDGLRKERV, translated from the coding sequence ATGAGCGTGCCTCCTCCCTTTCAAGGCTTCGACGGCCTGTTGTCGCTGTCCCGGCGCGAGGGCGTGGACATTCGCCCGACGCTGCTGCGCGTGCTGACCGATCTTTACGTGCAGACGCCCGCTCACACCGCCGACGAAGAGCAGCAGTTCACTGAGCTTGCGATACGGCTGCTCGACGAAGTCGATGACGCGACGCGTGCGATGGTGCGCGCCAAGCTCGCGATCTATCCGAAGACGCCGCGCGACATTCGCCGCAAGCTTCTGATCCCCCCACCACCGCTCTATCCGCGCGAGGTCGCGCCATCGCTGGTGCCTGCGCAAGCCGAGACCGTTGTGGCAGAGGCCGAGGCACAGACCGCCGATGCGCCGCCGCTTGCGCCGTCGCAGCCGCAGGGTCCCGCGCTGCTGTCGATGAAGCCGCAGGATGCCTCCTCCCTCATCGAGATGTTCACCGGCGCCTCCGCAAAAGAGCGTGCCAGGATTCTCGAGAGCCTCGCGGATGCGCCGCTGAAGCCCTCGGTGAAGATCGATGCGAAGCGTGCAACCCGCGCCATCGCCTTGCTCGAGGGCGCGGCGATGGTCGCCGATGCACCGGCCTTCACCACCGAACTGGCCGATGCGCTGATCCTGCCGGGATCGGTCGCGAAGGCGATCGTCTCCGATCCGCTCGGCGAGCCGCTCGCCTGCGCGATGAAGGTGCTCGGCATGAGCGCGGAAGCATTCCAGCGCGTGCTGCTATTCCTCAATCCCGCAATCGGCGCGTCGGTGATCGACGTCTATCGTCTGGCGCGGATGTACGACGTGTTGAGCGAGCGCGTCGCGCTGATCATGATCGCGGCCTGGCGCGGCTCGTCGATCGCGAACGCACGGGCGAAGTATCAGCCGGTGCTCTACGACGGCGAACGCCAGCGCGCCCGCCTCACGCCGCACACCCAGCCATTCCACATCGCAACCGACGACGGCCTGCGCAAAGAGCGGGTGTGA
- a CDS encoding TerC family protein, which yields MLEFLTTEVFTTQVLTALFQVILIDLVLAGDNAIVIGLAAAGLPKEQRAKAIMIGIGAATLLRMLFAGLTTQLLQIVGLLLAGGILLLWVCWKMWRELRVQAHHASADLDELADDETAPRKTLGQAAWQIIIADVSMSLDNVLAVAGAAREHPWVLVFGLLLSIAMMGAAASFIAKLLQKHRWIAYVGLAVILYVAGDMIYRGFMEVQPQILSWLAGRGAS from the coding sequence ATGTTAGAATTTCTGACGACTGAAGTATTTACCACGCAGGTCCTCACCGCCCTGTTTCAGGTGATCCTGATCGACCTCGTGCTTGCCGGTGACAACGCCATTGTCATCGGTCTCGCCGCCGCGGGCCTGCCGAAAGAGCAGCGCGCCAAGGCGATCATGATCGGCATCGGCGCGGCGACGCTGCTGCGCATGCTGTTCGCGGGTCTCACCACACAGCTTCTGCAGATCGTGGGCCTGTTGCTCGCGGGCGGCATCCTGCTGTTGTGGGTGTGCTGGAAGATGTGGCGCGAGCTGCGGGTGCAGGCGCACCACGCGTCGGCCGATCTCGATGAGCTTGCCGACGACGAGACCGCGCCGCGCAAGACACTCGGACAGGCGGCGTGGCAGATCATCATCGCCGACGTTTCGATGTCGCTCGATAACGTGCTCGCGGTCGCGGGCGCCGCGCGCGAGCATCCGTGGGTGCTGGTGTTCGGTCTGCTGCTGTCGATCGCGATGATGGGCGCGGCCGCGTCGTTCATCGCGAAGCTACTGCAGAAGCATCGCTGGATCGCCTATGTCGGCCTTGCTGTGATCCTCTACGTCGCGGGCGACATGATCTATCGCGGTTTCATGGAGGTGCAGCCGCAGATCCTGTCGTGGCTGGCCGGCCGCGGGGCGTCGTAA
- a CDS encoding DUF3551 domain-containing protein — MRILITGLMAAATLGVMLAAPTPAEAFERRICLIGGGYPYPGDCAYDTFAQCKASAAGQQAYCDVNPAYAFAEAEGRRIHPRDGFDTTRFIFGGYRFR; from the coding sequence ATGCGAATTCTCATTACCGGCCTGATGGCGGCCGCCACCCTCGGCGTCATGCTCGCCGCACCGACCCCGGCGGAAGCCTTCGAACGGCGGATCTGCCTGATCGGCGGCGGCTACCCCTACCCCGGCGACTGCGCCTACGACACCTTCGCGCAATGCAAGGCATCGGCCGCCGGCCAGCAGGCCTATTGCGACGTCAATCCGGCCTACGCCTTTGCCGAGGCGGAAGGCCGCCGCATCCATCCGCGCGACGGATTCGACACCACCCGCTTCATCTTCGGCGGCTACCGCTTCCGCTAA
- a CDS encoding DUF1254 domain-containing protein has protein sequence MIRWLFAILGGILLGGVVHLVSVLALPRIASQDAYARLSPMLKVNAVTALPDATPDTAPMPFMDPAFASAACKYDLAGGAIKLRVPVSQAYTSVSFYTDNDIAYYAINDRSAGRKVIELDLMTPQQKAALPEDEDITSADRLIIESPTPTGLIVMRALAAEPGLMKQAKASLAAASCKEQVQVAQPKRR, from the coding sequence ATGATCCGCTGGCTGTTCGCAATTCTGGGGGGCATTCTGCTCGGCGGCGTCGTGCATCTCGTCAGCGTGCTGGCGCTGCCGCGCATCGCCTCGCAGGACGCCTATGCGCGGCTCTCGCCGATGCTGAAGGTGAATGCGGTGACGGCACTGCCCGATGCCACGCCCGACACCGCGCCGATGCCGTTCATGGACCCGGCCTTCGCCTCCGCCGCCTGCAAATACGATCTCGCCGGCGGCGCGATCAAGCTACGGGTGCCGGTGAGTCAGGCCTACACGTCGGTGTCGTTCTACACCGACAACGACATCGCCTATTACGCGATCAACGACCGGTCCGCCGGACGCAAGGTGATCGAGCTCGATTTGATGACCCCGCAGCAGAAGGCGGCGCTGCCGGAGGACGAGGACATCACCTCCGCCGACCGCCTCATCATCGAATCGCCGACGCCAACCGGCCTCATCGTGATGCGCGCGCTCGCCGCCGAGCCGGGCCTGATGAAACAGGCCAAGGCCTCGCTCGCCGCCGCAAGCTGCAAGGAACAGGTTCAGGTCGCCCAGCCGAAGCGGCGGTGA
- a CDS encoding DUF1214 domain-containing protein produces MRLIFVVILAMAIATATGLGLTWSTATRGVDIGTLTIGPWTARPWIGTSDIDPYARASIARSGELPIGAGDGITFRAAADSDGKKLDGRCDVVVSGITPPARFWTLTLYDTRGRLVANALSRYGFTSQEVVRAADGSFTVRIAPRARSGNWLPTGGINRYQLLLRLYDTPVGVATRSQKDAPLPSISMAGCS; encoded by the coding sequence GTGCGGCTGATTTTCGTGGTGATCCTCGCCATGGCGATTGCGACTGCCACAGGCCTCGGCCTGACGTGGAGCACCGCCACACGCGGCGTCGACATCGGCACGCTGACGATCGGGCCGTGGACCGCGCGGCCGTGGATCGGCACCAGCGACATTGATCCCTACGCCCGCGCATCGATCGCGCGCAGCGGCGAATTGCCGATCGGCGCCGGCGACGGCATCACCTTCCGCGCCGCCGCCGACAGCGACGGCAAGAAACTCGACGGACGCTGCGACGTGGTCGTGAGCGGCATCACCCCGCCCGCGCGATTCTGGACGCTGACGCTCTACGACACCAGGGGCCGCCTCGTCGCCAACGCGCTGTCGCGCTACGGCTTCACCAGTCAGGAAGTGGTGCGCGCCGCCGACGGTTCGTTCACGGTGCGGATCGCGCCGCGCGCACGCTCCGGCAACTGGCTGCCGACCGGCGGCATCAATCGCTATCAGCTTCTGCTGCGGCTCTACGATACGCCGGTGGGCGTCGCGACGCGCTCGCAGAAGGATGCGCCGCTGCCTTCCATCAGCATGGCGGGGTGCTCATGA
- a CDS encoding transglycosylase domain-containing protein, whose translation MRRIIPSNWTERVRNFFLDLDSRFDSTLFSSGRGLRELYERYSAFMDRFYVGRWKRWVFIEPLSEAATIGLAGGIVMLALAIPAFHETSDEDWLKKSDLAVSFLDRYNNPIGNRGIKHNDSIPLEDFPDHLIKATLATEDRRFYDHFGIDLAGTMRALVTNAQAGGVRQGGSSITQQLAKNLFLSNERTIERKVNEAFLAIWLETRLSKNEILKLYLDRAYMGGGTFGVDGAAHFYFNKSARDVNLAEAAMLAGLFKAPTKYAPHINLPAARARANVVLDNLVDAGFMTEGQVFGARRNPASVVDRRDENSPNYFLDYAFDEMKKLVATFPKSYAERVFVVRTTIDMKVQKAAEDTVEDQLRQFGRDYHATQAAAVIADLDGGVRALVGGRDYGASQFNRATDAMRQPGSSFKPYVYATALMNGFKPTSVVVDGPVCIGNWCPQNYGRSYSGSITLTQALTRSINVIPVKLSIALGGKSGPKAGRAKIVETARKFGIVTPLPDTPSLPIGADEVNVLEHTVAYATFPNRGKAVTPHAILEVRTGMGDLVWRFDRDGPQPRQAIPTSVASDMAMMMSHVVSEGTARRAQLDGIPAAGKTGTTNNYRDAWFVGYTGNFTGGVWYGNDDYSPTNRMTGGSLPAKTWHDIMEVAHQGIEIKELTGVGAGKALPRDGVMAGASAPKIIDIAAGPPPTLTRRGVNILVKIEKDMDEAAKAIPADKTSMKDRKPPAPRAAVPFTDSFASAGDAVTSSVPAKK comes from the coding sequence TTGCGCAGGATCATCCCCAGCAATTGGACGGAGCGGGTCCGGAATTTCTTTCTGGACCTCGATTCACGCTTCGATTCCACCCTGTTCTCCTCAGGGCGCGGCTTGCGCGAACTCTATGAGCGCTATTCGGCGTTCATGGACCGCTTTTATGTCGGACGCTGGAAGCGCTGGGTGTTCATCGAGCCGTTGTCGGAGGCGGCCACCATCGGCCTTGCCGGCGGCATCGTCATGCTGGCGCTCGCGATCCCCGCCTTCCACGAGACCTCCGACGAAGACTGGCTGAAGAAGTCCGACCTCGCGGTCAGCTTCCTCGACCGCTACAATAATCCGATCGGCAACCGAGGCATCAAGCACAACGACTCCATCCCGCTCGAAGACTTTCCCGATCATCTCATCAAGGCGACGCTCGCGACCGAAGACCGCCGCTTCTACGATCATTTCGGCATCGACCTCGCAGGCACGATGCGCGCGCTCGTCACCAACGCACAAGCGGGCGGCGTGCGCCAGGGCGGCTCCTCGATCACCCAGCAGCTTGCGAAGAACCTGTTCCTGTCGAACGAGCGCACCATCGAGCGCAAGGTCAATGAGGCGTTCCTCGCGATCTGGCTCGAGACGCGGCTGTCCAAGAACGAGATCCTCAAGCTCTATCTCGACCGTGCCTACATGGGCGGCGGCACCTTCGGCGTCGACGGCGCGGCACATTTCTATTTCAACAAGTCGGCGCGCGACGTGAACCTCGCGGAAGCCGCGATGCTCGCGGGTCTGTTCAAGGCGCCGACCAAATACGCGCCGCACATCAACCTGCCCGCAGCGCGCGCCCGCGCCAACGTCGTGCTCGACAACCTCGTGGACGCAGGCTTCATGACCGAGGGCCAGGTGTTCGGCGCCCGTCGCAACCCGGCATCCGTCGTCGACCGCCGCGACGAGAACTCGCCGAACTACTTCCTCGATTACGCCTTCGACGAGATGAAGAAGCTCGTCGCGACCTTCCCGAAATCCTACGCCGAGCGCGTGTTCGTGGTGCGCACCACCATCGACATGAAGGTGCAAAAGGCGGCCGAGGACACCGTCGAGGATCAGTTGCGCCAGTTCGGTCGCGACTATCACGCAACGCAGGCCGCCGCGGTGATTGCCGATCTCGACGGCGGCGTGCGCGCATTGGTCGGCGGGCGCGACTACGGCGCGAGCCAGTTCAACCGCGCCACCGACGCGATGCGCCAGCCCGGCTCCTCGTTCAAGCCCTATGTTTACGCCACGGCGCTGATGAACGGCTTCAAGCCGACCTCGGTCGTGGTCGACGGCCCGGTCTGCATCGGCAACTGGTGCCCGCAGAACTACGGCCGCTCCTACTCCGGCTCGATCACGCTGACGCAGGCGCTGACGCGCTCGATCAACGTCATCCCGGTGAAGCTCTCGATCGCACTCGGCGGCAAGAGCGGACCGAAGGCCGGTCGCGCCAAGATCGTCGAGACCGCGCGCAAGTTCGGCATCGTCACGCCGCTGCCGGATACGCCCTCGCTGCCGATCGGCGCCGATGAAGTGAACGTGCTCGAGCACACCGTCGCCTACGCCACCTTCCCGAACCGTGGCAAGGCGGTGACGCCGCACGCGATCCTCGAAGTGCGCACCGGCATGGGCGATCTGGTCTGGCGCTTCGACCGCGATGGACCGCAGCCGCGTCAGGCGATCCCCACCTCCGTCGCCTCCGACATGGCGATGATGATGAGCCACGTCGTCTCCGAAGGCACCGCGCGCCGGGCGCAACTCGACGGCATTCCCGCCGCGGGCAAGACCGGCACCACCAACAATTATCGCGACGCCTGGTTTGTCGGCTACACCGGCAATTTCACCGGCGGCGTGTGGTACGGCAACGACGACTACTCGCCGACCAACCGCATGACCGGCGGCTCGCTGCCCGCCAAGACCTGGCACGACATCATGGAAGTCGCGCATCAGGGCATCGAGATCAAGGAATTGACCGGCGTCGGCGCAGGCAAGGCGCTGCCGCGCGACGGCGTGATGGCGGGCGCGAGCGCGCCGAAGATCATCGACATCGCGGCCGGTCCGCCGCCGACGCTGACACGGCGCGGCGTCAACATTCTCGTGAAGATCGAGAAGGATATGGACGAAGCCGCGAAGGCCATTCCGGCGGACAAGACCTCGATGAAAGACCGGAAGCCGCCCGCGCCGCGCGCCGCCGTTCCCTTCACCGACAGCTTCGCCTCCGCGGGCGATGCCGTGACCTCCTCCGTGCCTGCGAAGAAATGA
- a CDS encoding YcgN family cysteine cluster protein produces MTRPPEKPSDQKDSFWKTKTLEELSSAEWESLCDGCGRCCLEKLEDEDTGKIYFTHVACRLFDVGACGCSDYPNRSAKVPDCVRLTPENVRTLNWLPPSCAYKLVAEGRDLYWWHPLISGDPNTVHEAGVSVRGRVVATEDEVDDADLEDHIVRWPTLLPKRARMKRRA; encoded by the coding sequence ATGACCCGCCCACCTGAAAAGCCGTCCGACCAGAAGGATTCCTTCTGGAAAACCAAGACGTTGGAGGAACTCTCCAGCGCCGAATGGGAGAGCCTGTGCGACGGCTGCGGGCGCTGCTGCCTGGAAAAGCTTGAGGACGAGGACACCGGCAAGATCTACTTCACCCATGTCGCCTGCCGGCTGTTCGATGTCGGCGCCTGCGGCTGCAGCGACTATCCGAACCGCTCGGCGAAGGTGCCGGACTGCGTGCGGCTCACGCCGGAGAACGTGCGGACGCTGAACTGGCTGCCGCCGTCCTGCGCCTACAAGCTCGTGGCCGAAGGGCGCGACCTCTATTGGTGGCATCCGCTGATCTCGGGCGATCCGAATACCGTTCATGAGGCCGGCGTCTCGGTGCGGGGCCGCGTGGTTGCGACCGAGGACGAGGTGGACGACGCCGACCTCGAAGACCACATCGTGCGCTGGCCGACGCTGCTGCCGAAGCGCGCGCGGATGAAGCGCCGGGCATAA
- a CDS encoding MDR family MFS transporter, whose translation MNKIERPGYPLQRESAKADQSVPAQTKSPAKTANKGKKIKTTHQSDLAPLPHSEVVPIVLSLMLNLFLTALDQTIVATALPTIGTEFRDVSNLSWVITAYLLSSTAVAPVYGKLADVYGRRAMVITATVIFLVGSVLCALAPTLLALILARGLQGIGGGGILPLVQTLIADIVTPRDRGRYQGYISSVWVTAGIGGPVLGGVFAEHLHWSMIFWINLPIGVVSLMLLLPRMKKIPTYHRRRKVDWTGGFLLMIAAVVFLLALTWGGHKFEWLSPTILGMIGSAVVLLAGFVLHARSVDEPFLPLSLISGSVIPYAMIAGGCAMGAMIGLIVHMPIYYESVYRLSASEAGLALIPLVAISVFGAWSAGQFMATTGHYKWAAVGGASVAVICSLIMGALSPLPLWLLLTLLAIFALGLGTCFPISVVAIQNAVPHSKVGTATGAMNFFRSLMSSFAVALFTAILLAAVGPGIAVGEGAHSAFTGAPEAMVAGFRYVFFAAMLFMAIAALLFALMEERPLAGGPPREAPIAAE comes from the coding sequence ATGAACAAGATCGAAAGACCGGGCTATCCGTTGCAACGCGAATCGGCAAAGGCAGATCAGTCTGTGCCCGCACAAACCAAGAGCCCCGCCAAAACGGCGAACAAGGGGAAGAAAATCAAGACCACCCACCAGTCCGACCTCGCGCCGCTGCCGCACAGCGAGGTGGTGCCGATTGTGTTGAGCCTGATGCTCAACCTGTTCCTCACCGCGCTCGACCAGACCATTGTCGCAACCGCGCTGCCGACCATCGGCACGGAGTTTCGCGACGTCTCGAATCTGTCCTGGGTGATCACCGCCTATCTGTTGTCTTCGACCGCGGTGGCGCCGGTCTACGGCAAGCTCGCCGACGTCTACGGCCGCCGCGCGATGGTCATCACCGCGACGGTGATCTTCCTCGTCGGCTCGGTGTTGTGCGCGCTTGCGCCGACGTTGCTGGCGCTGATCCTCGCGCGCGGCCTGCAGGGCATCGGCGGCGGCGGCATTCTGCCTCTGGTGCAGACGCTGATCGCCGACATCGTGACGCCGCGCGATCGCGGCCGCTATCAGGGCTACATCAGTTCGGTCTGGGTGACGGCGGGTATCGGCGGCCCGGTGCTCGGCGGCGTGTTCGCCGAACATCTGCACTGGTCGATGATCTTCTGGATCAACCTGCCGATCGGCGTCGTCTCGCTGATGCTGCTGTTGCCGCGGATGAAAAAGATCCCGACCTATCACCGCCGCCGCAAGGTCGACTGGACGGGCGGCTTCCTCTTGATGATCGCGGCCGTCGTCTTCCTGCTGGCGCTGACCTGGGGCGGGCACAAGTTCGAGTGGCTGTCACCGACCATCCTTGGCATGATCGGCTCGGCTGTCGTGCTGCTCGCGGGCTTCGTCCTGCATGCGCGCAGCGTCGACGAGCCGTTCCTGCCGCTGTCGCTCATCAGCGGATCGGTAATCCCGTATGCGATGATCGCAGGCGGTTGCGCGATGGGCGCGATGATCGGCCTCATCGTTCACATGCCGATCTACTATGAATCGGTCTATCGCCTCAGCGCGAGCGAAGCGGGGCTTGCGCTCATTCCGCTGGTCGCGATCTCGGTGTTCGGCGCGTGGAGCGCGGGGCAGTTCATGGCGACGACCGGCCATTACAAATGGGCGGCGGTCGGCGGCGCATCGGTTGCGGTGATCTGCTCGCTGATTATGGGCGCGCTGTCGCCGTTGCCGCTCTGGCTGTTGCTGACGCTGCTGGCGATCTTTGCGCTCGGGCTCGGCACCTGCTTCCCGATCAGCGTCGTCGCGATCCAGAATGCGGTGCCGCATTCCAAGGTTGGCACCGCGACCGGGGCGATGAACTTTTTCCGTTCGCTGATGAGCTCGTTCGCGGTGGCGTTGTTCACCGCGATCCTGCTTGCGGCGGTGGGGCCGGGCATCGCGGTCGGCGAGGGCGCGCACAGTGCCTTTACCGGCGCGCCCGAAGCGATGGTCGCGGGCTTCCGCTACGTGTTCTTCGCGGCGATGCTGTTCATGGCGATCGCGGCATTGCTGTTTGCGTTGATGGAAGAACGCCCGCTCGCCGGCGGCCCGCCGCGCGAAGCACCGATCGCGGCGGAATAG